A genomic region of Jeotgalibaca ciconiae contains the following coding sequences:
- the murG gene encoding undecaprenyldiphospho-muramoylpentapeptide beta-N-acetylglucosaminyltransferase — protein sequence MKILLSGGGTGGHIYPALALVRRIKEQYPHAEFLYIGTDRGLESKIVPKAGVPFQSVEIQGLRRSLSLDNLKTLFLMATSISKSKKIIKEFQPDVVVGTGGYVCAPVLYAASRLGIPSIIHEQNSVAGVTNKFLARYVDKICLCFEDARNDFQKYADKVIYTGNPRAQEVVSITEKTSLSNYQLKEDLPTVLIFGGSRGAEKINQSLVDAASSFAGKPYQALLITGDIHYEKIKKQIEALVPAVTNVKVVPYVEQMPALFNSIDLVACRSGATTLTELTALGIPSILIPSPYVTNNHQLKNAQSLSKNSAAEIIEEVDLNEKSLFSLIDSLLTNPEKRNDMAEKAKELGVPDAADRLMDVVRSIMK from the coding sequence ATGAAGATATTATTATCAGGCGGTGGAACAGGAGGACATATTTACCCTGCGCTAGCATTAGTTAGACGAATAAAGGAACAATATCCCCATGCAGAATTTTTATACATAGGCACTGATCGCGGGCTTGAAAGTAAGATTGTTCCCAAAGCAGGGGTTCCGTTTCAATCAGTCGAAATACAAGGATTGCGACGCTCTCTTTCACTAGACAATCTTAAAACACTTTTCTTAATGGCTACGAGCATTTCAAAATCAAAGAAAATCATTAAAGAGTTTCAACCCGATGTTGTGGTCGGAACCGGTGGATATGTTTGTGCTCCCGTTTTATATGCTGCTTCTCGTCTAGGTATTCCGTCTATTATTCATGAACAAAATTCAGTTGCAGGTGTTACAAATAAATTTTTAGCACGATACGTGGATAAAATTTGTCTTTGTTTTGAAGATGCACGTAATGATTTTCAAAAGTATGCTGATAAAGTGATCTATACAGGGAATCCACGTGCTCAAGAAGTAGTTAGTATTACTGAAAAAACTTCTTTATCGAACTATCAATTAAAAGAAGACCTTCCGACTGTATTAATATTCGGCGGCAGTCGAGGGGCTGAAAAAATCAACCAGTCATTAGTTGATGCTGCTTCATCTTTTGCAGGAAAACCTTATCAAGCCTTATTAATAACGGGTGATATTCATTATGAAAAGATAAAAAAACAAATTGAAGCCTTAGTCCCTGCCGTGACCAATGTGAAAGTTGTGCCTTACGTAGAACAGATGCCGGCATTATTCAATAGTATTGACTTAGTAGCTTGTCGCAGTGGTGCAACAACGTTAACCGAATTAACAGCTCTTGGCATTCCAAGTATCTTGATACCAAGTCCATATGTGACAAACAATCATCAATTGAAGAATGCACAAAGTCTGTCCAAAAATTCAGCTGCAGAAATTATTGAAGAGGTCGATTTAAATGAGAAAAGCTTGTTTTCATTGATTGACTCTTTACTTACGAACCCAGAAAAAAGAAATGATATGGCAGAAAAAGCGAAAGAATTGGGTGTTCCTGATGCGGCAGATCGTTTAATGGATGTAGTCCGTTCGATAATGAAATGA
- a CDS encoding DivIVA domain-containing protein, producing MALTPLDIQHKEFTPKFKGYDKDEVDDFLDLLKKDYEQIIKEHKDSEKQLRFAEEKIEHFQNLQDALNKSIVVAQDAADRLKENARKEAEIILFEAEKSADRLLKEAADKATQINQETDSVRRESRNFRQKLQLLVESQLNLIQNEEWDVLLNTAPEKEIKTPTLDEVLMNRSRKVDDLIEGTGFNDTVHIVTENEELEEETEGGQVEAIDILVGNK from the coding sequence ATGGCGTTAACACCATTGGATATTCAGCATAAAGAGTTCACACCAAAATTTAAAGGCTATGATAAAGATGAAGTAGATGATTTTCTTGATCTTTTAAAGAAAGATTACGAGCAAATTATTAAAGAGCATAAAGATTCAGAAAAACAATTGAGATTTGCGGAAGAGAAAATTGAACATTTCCAAAATCTACAAGATGCTCTTAATAAATCGATCGTCGTAGCACAAGATGCGGCTGATCGTCTGAAAGAGAATGCTCGTAAAGAAGCAGAAATTATCCTCTTTGAAGCAGAAAAAAGTGCGGACCGTTTATTAAAAGAAGCAGCCGATAAAGCGACTCAAATTAATCAAGAAACAGATAGTGTTCGCAGAGAAAGTCGCAATTTTAGACAAAAACTACAGTTACTTGTAGAATCACAATTAAATCTTATTCAAAATGAAGAATGGGATGTATTGTTGAACACAGCACCTGAAAAAGAAATTAAGACTCCTACGCTTGATGAAGTGTTGATGAATCGTTCTCGTAAAGTAGATGATTTGATTGAAGGGACTGGATTTAACGATACAGTTCATATAGTTACTGAGAATGAAGAGCTAGAGGAAGAAACTGAAGGCGGCCAAGTGGAAGCTATTGATATTTTAGTTGGAAACAAGTAA
- a CDS encoding YlmH family RNA-binding protein: MEQVYQHFRKEEQVFIDMVESWIIQVQGQYSPYLTEFLDPRQQYIVEMLVGKKGEVRVSFFGGYEAAERKRALLYPEYFEPQQEDYELQLFEIQYPVKFTQLSHGKILGTLIGSGIKREMFGDIMSDGQRWQFFTAENVSNFVKLQLSRIGNVSVRLEERDYLDLIQPIDDWTIEQDTVTSLRIDTIISSVYNVSRQRAKELIIAGKVKLNWALYDRPDFELGIFDIISIRGYGRIQIREIQGKSKKDKWRIEIGVLRK; encoded by the coding sequence ATGGAACAGGTATATCAACATTTTCGAAAAGAAGAACAAGTTTTTATTGATATGGTTGAATCTTGGATAATACAAGTACAAGGACAATATTCTCCTTATTTGACAGAATTTTTAGATCCGAGACAACAATATATCGTTGAAATGTTAGTTGGTAAAAAAGGAGAAGTTCGTGTTTCTTTTTTTGGCGGCTATGAAGCTGCCGAGCGAAAACGTGCGTTGCTGTATCCAGAGTATTTTGAGCCTCAACAGGAAGATTATGAATTACAATTATTTGAAATTCAATACCCAGTTAAATTTACTCAACTCTCTCATGGGAAAATACTAGGTACATTGATTGGTTCAGGAATAAAAAGAGAGATGTTCGGCGATATTATGTCAGATGGGCAGAGATGGCAATTCTTTACAGCAGAAAATGTTAGCAATTTTGTGAAATTGCAGTTGAGCCGAATTGGTAATGTTTCTGTTCGTTTAGAAGAACGAGATTATCTTGATTTAATCCAGCCAATTGATGACTGGACGATCGAACAGGATACGGTAACTTCTTTACGGATTGATACAATTATATCTTCCGTCTATAATGTTTCACGCCAGCGAGCAAAAGAGCTCATCATAGCTGGCAAAGTTAAATTAAATTGGGCGCTGTATGACCGTCCTGATTTTGAGTTAGGAATTTTTGATATTATTTCTATTCGAGGATATGGAAGAATTCAGATTCGAGAAATACAAGGGAAGTCAAAAAAAGACAAGTGGCGAATAGAAATAGGCGTTCTTCGTAAGTAA
- the murD gene encoding UDP-N-acetylmuramoyl-L-alanine--D-glutamate ligase yields the protein MIRQTRYENKKVLVLGLALSGFHAAKLLLKLGAFVTVNDAKELENNPDAQELVASGIRVIAGYHPVELLDESFAYIIKNPGIPYSNPMLERATELAIPILTEVELAAEVMEADLIGVTGTNGKTTTTTMIHELLDYKRPAGKAYKAGNIGIPAAAIAQEATKDDDIVMELSSFQLMGIDEMHPSIAVITNITEAHIDYHGTRDAYVEAKWRITENQTENDYLILNWDQEELRELSKNTKAKIVPFSRKEEIKNGAYLKDDMIYFNEASVMPISDIHVPGLHNIENALAAIAVAKLKGIENDIIHEALSQFGGVKHRIQFVKEINGRSFYNDSKSTNIVATKTALESFPNNEIILLAGGLDRGNSFDELIPYLDKVKAMILFGETKEKLQETAEKAAIKIIKLTENVETAVAESYRISEKEDVILLSPACASWDQYKNFEVRGDLYIHAVQELKAD from the coding sequence ATGATCAGACAAACACGTTATGAAAATAAAAAAGTATTGGTTCTCGGTTTGGCACTAAGCGGGTTTCACGCAGCAAAATTGTTGCTGAAACTCGGTGCTTTTGTAACGGTGAACGATGCAAAAGAGTTAGAAAATAATCCGGATGCACAAGAACTTGTTGCATCCGGTATTCGTGTAATTGCAGGATATCATCCGGTCGAGTTGTTAGATGAAAGTTTTGCTTACATCATTAAAAATCCTGGTATTCCATATTCCAATCCAATGCTGGAGCGAGCAACGGAGCTGGCAATTCCTATTTTAACGGAAGTTGAGTTGGCTGCTGAAGTAATGGAAGCTGATCTGATAGGTGTCACAGGAACAAACGGGAAAACAACAACGACTACAATGATTCATGAATTACTGGATTATAAACGTCCGGCAGGCAAAGCGTATAAAGCAGGAAACATCGGTATTCCTGCCGCAGCTATTGCACAAGAAGCAACGAAGGATGACGACATTGTGATGGAGTTATCCAGTTTCCAATTAATGGGAATTGATGAAATGCATCCAAGTATTGCAGTTATCACAAACATTACCGAAGCCCATATCGACTATCATGGAACAAGAGATGCATACGTGGAAGCCAAATGGCGGATAACGGAAAATCAAACGGAAAATGATTATTTAATTTTGAACTGGGACCAAGAAGAATTAAGAGAACTTTCTAAAAACACGAAAGCAAAAATAGTTCCGTTTTCTCGTAAGGAAGAAATAAAAAACGGTGCTTATCTGAAAGATGACATGATTTACTTCAACGAGGCGTCTGTCATGCCTATCTCAGATATCCATGTTCCGGGTCTTCATAATATTGAAAATGCCCTCGCAGCTATAGCTGTGGCTAAATTAAAAGGGATTGAAAATGATATCATTCATGAAGCGTTATCCCAATTTGGCGGAGTGAAGCACCGCATTCAATTCGTGAAAGAAATAAATGGTAGAAGTTTCTATAACGATTCTAAATCAACAAATATAGTTGCTACAAAAACAGCCTTAGAAAGCTTTCCAAACAACGAAATTATCTTGCTTGCTGGTGGATTAGACCGTGGTAATTCTTTTGACGAATTAATCCCTTATTTAGATAAGGTAAAAGCCATGATTCTTTTCGGTGAAACAAAAGAAAAGTTGCAAGAGACAGCTGAAAAAGCAGCTATTAAGATTATCAAACTGACTGAAAACGTAGAAACAGCTGTTGCCGAAAGTTATCGAATCAGTGAAAAAGAGGATGTTATTTTATTATCTCCGGCATGTGCCAGTTGGGATCAATATAAAAACTTCGAAGTTCGTGGTGATTTATACATTCACGCCGTCCAAGAATTGAAAGCAGATTAA
- a CDS encoding YggS family pyridoxal phosphate-dependent enzyme, with product MTIISNCQKIESQIKDNLTAANRNSEELNCVAVTKQRTIEEMDALYRYGHRHFGENRPEGLLEKQAVFSQSDIKWHYIGSLQTRKVKQIINKIDYLHSLDRESLAKEIDKRAEKPVACFVQVNVSGETSKHGVSPSDLEKFIEQLSVYPNVLIIGLMTMAPIEATEGELHGYFKKLKDLQEKIAEKRWAYAPCTETSMGMSGDYPYAIQEGATFIRIGSAFFSE from the coding sequence ATGACAATTATTTCAAACTGTCAGAAAATTGAATCTCAGATTAAGGATAATTTAACTGCTGCTAATCGTAATTCCGAGGAACTAAACTGTGTTGCTGTAACGAAACAAAGAACGATAGAGGAAATGGACGCATTGTATAGATACGGCCATCGTCACTTCGGTGAAAACCGACCAGAAGGCCTGTTAGAAAAACAAGCGGTCTTTTCTCAATCGGATATAAAATGGCACTACATTGGTTCTCTACAGACTAGAAAAGTTAAACAAATAATTAATAAAATTGATTATCTTCATTCGTTGGATCGAGAATCTTTGGCAAAAGAAATAGACAAAAGAGCTGAAAAACCAGTTGCTTGTTTTGTACAGGTAAATGTATCAGGAGAGACTTCGAAGCATGGAGTTTCTCCTTCCGATTTGGAAAAATTTATTGAACAGCTCTCCGTATATCCTAATGTATTGATTATTGGTTTGATGACAATGGCGCCAATTGAAGCAACTGAGGGAGAATTGCATGGTTATTTCAAAAAGCTCAAAGATTTGCAAGAGAAGATTGCTGAGAAGCGATGGGCATATGCTCCTTGCACTGAAACAAGTATGGGAATGAGTGGCGATTATCCGTATGCGATTCAGGAAGGTGCTACTTTTATTCGGATTGGGTCAGCCTTTTTTAGCGAATAA
- the ftsZ gene encoding cell division protein FtsZ, with translation MELEFDSIMSGGAKVKVIGVGGAGGNAVNRMIADDVKGVEFIVANTDTQALNASKAEVKIQLGPKLTKGLGAGSIPDVGRKAAEESEPQLAEALAGADMIFVTCGMGGGTGTGAAPIVAKIAKDQGALTVGVVTRPFSFEGPKRGRYAAEGIAELKQNVDTLVIISNNRLLEIVDKKTPMLEAFNEADNVLRQGVQGISDLITSPGYVNLDFADVNTVMKDQGSALMGIGVASGENRTAEATKKAISSPLLEVSIDGAEQILLNITGGSDLTLFEAQDASDIVAQASTSEVNIIFGTSINESLGDEVVVTVIATGIDSEKRKEEKKSNARGGSPFKGRKEVTSNPTPSYQEPAVNEKEAQPEKDLFGDWDIRRDSTARENTPESQKENYPRFQQNEDASDDDDQLETPPFFRKRRR, from the coding sequence ATGGAACTGGAATTCGATTCAATTATGAGCGGTGGAGCAAAAGTAAAAGTTATTGGTGTAGGGGGAGCAGGCGGTAACGCGGTTAACCGTATGATTGCAGATGATGTAAAAGGTGTAGAATTCATCGTTGCAAATACAGATACTCAAGCTTTAAACGCTTCAAAAGCAGAAGTGAAAATTCAATTAGGACCTAAATTGACAAAAGGATTGGGAGCAGGCTCTATTCCTGACGTTGGACGAAAAGCTGCTGAAGAAAGCGAACCTCAATTAGCGGAAGCTTTAGCAGGCGCGGATATGATTTTCGTTACATGTGGAATGGGGGGCGGTACTGGTACAGGTGCAGCTCCAATCGTTGCAAAAATTGCAAAAGATCAAGGCGCGCTAACAGTTGGCGTGGTTACACGTCCATTTAGTTTTGAAGGTCCAAAAAGAGGACGCTACGCAGCGGAAGGTATTGCTGAATTAAAACAAAACGTTGATACATTAGTTATTATTTCTAATAATCGACTATTAGAAATTGTTGATAAAAAGACTCCTATGTTAGAAGCTTTTAACGAAGCAGACAACGTACTGCGTCAAGGGGTACAAGGTATTTCAGACTTGATTACATCACCTGGATACGTAAACTTAGACTTTGCTGACGTAAATACAGTAATGAAAGACCAAGGTTCTGCTTTAATGGGAATTGGTGTTGCATCAGGTGAAAATCGTACTGCAGAAGCAACGAAAAAAGCTATTTCTTCTCCATTGCTGGAAGTTTCCATCGATGGCGCAGAACAAATTCTATTAAATATCACTGGTGGATCAGACTTGACCTTGTTTGAAGCACAAGATGCAAGTGACATTGTTGCACAAGCATCAACTTCTGAAGTGAACATTATCTTCGGTACTTCTATTAACGAAAGCTTAGGAGATGAAGTAGTCGTAACTGTTATCGCTACAGGGATCGATTCAGAAAAACGTAAAGAAGAAAAAAAGTCTAATGCGCGTGGAGGGAGCCCTTTTAAAGGTCGTAAAGAAGTAACTTCAAACCCGACACCCAGCTATCAAGAGCCAGCAGTAAATGAAAAAGAAGCACAACCCGAAAAAGATTTGTTCGGAGACTGGGACATTCGCAGAGATTCTACTGCAAGAGAGAACACACCGGAATCTCAAAAAGAAAACTATCCTCGTTTCCAACAAAACGAAGATGCTTCTGACGATGATGACCAATTAGAAACACCGCCATTTTTCCGTAAGAGACGTAGATAA
- a CDS encoding YggT family protein, which translates to MARIIIWLIYAVPKIINAYTAILAIYALMTWLPNALSSKFGQLIRKLVEPYLSIFYRLIPSVGMVSFSVLFAILFLRLVEYGAHVVLVFLLRLVTQF; encoded by the coding sequence ATGGCAAGAATCATTATCTGGCTCATATACGCTGTGCCAAAGATTATTAATGCTTATACAGCTATTCTGGCCATCTACGCACTAATGACTTGGCTGCCAAATGCTTTGTCATCAAAATTTGGACAGCTTATCAGGAAGCTAGTAGAACCTTATTTAAGTATTTTTTACCGTCTGATACCATCAGTCGGTATGGTAAGTTTTAGTGTCCTTTTTGCAATTCTATTCTTACGCTTAGTAGAATATGGGGCACATGTTGTTTTAGTATTCCTTCTTCGATTAGTTACACAATTCTAA
- a CDS encoding cell division protein FtsQ/DivIB — translation MFQGFNKAKQKKRELTELEKAQAEYAASQDGNKTVKKNTSSENKKQHTKKNHYLLLYTFFVLGLMGTGYLLSPYGKVNEVYIEGNTIVPEQLILEASQITKKQTVIGTLTNQQTIEAQIQGALPQIKKAEVHLQGVHDILVNVEDFTTIAYIDNGNRYQSVLENGTILLDEYTVPLGNKPLLTRFELGPVLNQFISEFRKTNEEIQNSISEIGFAGTEENPYAITLHMNDGNRVKANLNDFADKIIYYPEILEELEDKKGIIDMEVGVYFTPFPNNQDVENTGNNQAEENSSEE, via the coding sequence GTGTTTCAAGGTTTTAACAAAGCCAAGCAGAAAAAAAGGGAACTGACAGAGCTGGAAAAAGCGCAAGCTGAATATGCAGCTTCTCAAGATGGAAACAAAACAGTAAAAAAGAATACAAGTTCAGAGAATAAAAAACAACATACAAAAAAGAATCATTATTTGTTACTTTATACTTTTTTTGTGCTTGGCTTAATGGGCACAGGTTATTTACTTTCTCCATATGGAAAGGTAAATGAAGTATATATCGAAGGAAATACAATTGTTCCTGAACAATTAATTCTTGAAGCGAGTCAAATTACAAAGAAACAAACCGTAATTGGCACGCTTACAAATCAACAGACAATTGAAGCACAAATTCAAGGAGCGCTTCCTCAAATAAAGAAGGCTGAAGTTCACTTGCAAGGAGTGCATGACATTTTAGTAAATGTGGAAGATTTTACGACCATTGCGTACATTGATAACGGCAATCGGTATCAGAGTGTGTTAGAAAATGGGACGATTTTACTTGATGAATATACTGTTCCTTTAGGAAATAAACCATTATTGACCCGTTTTGAACTAGGGCCTGTCTTGAATCAATTTATTTCTGAGTTTAGGAAAACAAATGAAGAAATTCAAAACAGCATTTCGGAAATTGGTTTTGCTGGAACAGAAGAAAACCCGTATGCCATTACTTTACATATGAATGATGGAAATCGAGTAAAAGCAAATTTGAATGATTTTGCTGATAAAATTATTTATTATCCTGAAATATTGGAAGAGCTTGAAGATAAAAAAGGGATTATTGATATGGAAGTAGGCGTTTATTTTACACCATTCCCAAATAATCAGGATGTAGAAAACACCGGCAACAACCAAGCTGAAGAAAATTCCAGCGAAGAATAA
- the ftsA gene encoding cell division protein FtsA — protein MKNQGLFVSLDIGTTSIKVVVAEYVNNQLNIIGVGNEMSKGLSRGVIVDIDETVDSIKRAVEQAERKANIPIRDVIVGIPGNQISIEPCHGMYGVASENKEITDKDVQNVFNAARVRSLPPEREIISVIPEEFIVDGFDGIRDPRGMIGVRLELYASMITGPKTIVHNIKRCVERAGLAIQDMVVQPLGISSIAMNKGERDFGTILIDMGGGQTTASVMHDDQLKFVYVDQEGGSLITKDISIILNTTIENAEKIKREYGYAIPSDTSDQEYFPVEVIGKDEPVRVDEKYLSEIIEARVLQILENVKRALDQVEAFELPGGIILTGGGAALPGVLELAEEVFESNVKMYIPEQMGMRNPIFSTSLGLIKFVGEQDDIYQVAKNKAKKSSPIQTQTQKQNVVPLQQKQEKQEYSEPVTEEYTDTEPTKKDSVVNQIKQFIQSIFE, from the coding sequence ATGAAAAATCAAGGTTTGTTTGTCAGCCTAGATATTGGAACCACTTCAATAAAAGTAGTTGTGGCGGAATATGTAAATAATCAGTTGAACATTATTGGAGTAGGTAATGAAATGTCTAAAGGTCTCAGCCGTGGAGTCATAGTTGATATCGATGAGACTGTTGACTCGATTAAACGAGCGGTTGAACAAGCTGAAAGAAAAGCAAATATCCCAATACGCGATGTGATCGTCGGGATTCCAGGAAATCAGATAAGTATCGAGCCTTGTCATGGAATGTATGGGGTAGCTAGTGAAAACAAAGAAATTACGGATAAAGATGTACAAAATGTATTTAATGCAGCTCGAGTGAGATCTTTACCTCCAGAAAGAGAAATCATTTCAGTAATTCCAGAAGAATTCATTGTAGATGGATTTGATGGAATAAGAGATCCAAGAGGTATGATTGGTGTTCGCTTAGAATTATATGCAAGCATGATTACAGGACCAAAAACAATCGTACATAACATTAAACGATGTGTTGAACGTGCAGGGCTTGCTATTCAAGATATGGTTGTTCAGCCATTGGGAATTTCAAGTATTGCAATGAATAAAGGTGAACGGGATTTTGGTACTATTTTAATCGACATGGGCGGTGGTCAAACAACTGCTTCAGTCATGCATGATGATCAACTAAAATTTGTCTATGTAGATCAAGAAGGCGGAAGCCTGATTACAAAAGATATTTCTATTATCTTAAATACGACCATTGAAAATGCTGAAAAAATCAAACGTGAATATGGCTATGCAATACCAAGCGATACGTCTGATCAAGAATACTTCCCAGTCGAAGTAATCGGAAAAGATGAGCCAGTACGGGTAGACGAAAAATACCTTTCAGAAATAATTGAGGCGCGTGTCTTACAAATTCTGGAAAATGTCAAGCGTGCGTTAGATCAAGTAGAGGCATTTGAACTTCCAGGCGGCATTATACTAACAGGCGGAGGAGCAGCTCTTCCGGGTGTGTTAGAACTTGCTGAAGAAGTGTTCGAAAGTAATGTGAAGATGTATATTCCAGAACAAATGGGAATGCGTAATCCTATTTTTTCAACAAGTCTCGGTTTGATAAAGTTTGTAGGAGAACAAGATGATATTTATCAAGTTGCCAAAAACAAAGCAAAAAAATCATCTCCTATTCAAACTCAGACACAGAAACAAAATGTGGTTCCATTGCAACAAAAACAAGAGAAACAAGAATATTCTGAGCCTGTTACGGAAGAATATACAGATACAGAACCAACGAAAAAAGATTCAGTTGTTAATCAAATAAAACAATTTATTCAATCGATTTTTGAATAA
- a CDS encoding cell division protein SepF: MSLKDMIRNFFGLDDESQDWDEQSQLEENEHIPSEYVSRSSVPTQNLKSKVIPMNQRNPMQKASIHVIEPRVFTESERIADYLMGKGSVLLNFKRMEKDQATKVIDFIAGTVYAINGDIQQVGEGIFLCTPANFEIASRESENESSEYYF; the protein is encoded by the coding sequence TTGAGTCTAAAAGATATGATTAGAAATTTTTTTGGATTGGATGATGAATCTCAAGACTGGGACGAACAGAGTCAGCTTGAGGAGAATGAGCATATTCCTAGTGAGTATGTTTCGCGTAGCTCTGTTCCAACACAAAATTTAAAATCGAAGGTTATCCCCATGAATCAGCGTAATCCGATGCAAAAAGCGAGCATCCATGTAATTGAGCCGAGAGTCTTTACAGAATCTGAACGAATTGCCGATTATCTCATGGGAAAAGGCTCTGTTCTTTTAAACTTTAAGAGGATGGAAAAAGATCAAGCAACAAAAGTAATTGATTTTATTGCGGGCACTGTATATGCCATTAATGGGGACATTCAGCAAGTTGGTGAAGGCATTTTCCTGTGCACACCTGCAAACTTTGAGATTGCTAGTAGAGAATCCGAAAATGAAAGTTCTGAATACTACTTTTAA